Sequence from the Microbacterium sp. 1.5R genome:
CGAGGAAGGTGCCGTACGAGTAGCCCAGGTAGTTGAGCTGCTTGTCGCCCAGCACCGCACGGATCAGATCCATGTCACGCGCCGCGTTGATCGTCGTCACGTACGGCAGGATGCCGCCGCTGTTCGCCTCGCACGCGTCTGCAAACTCCTTGTGCGCATCGAGGAGCTCCGCCTCCCACTCGGCGCTCCCGCGCTTGCCCGCGGGGATCGAGTAGAGGTAGTCGTCCATGCCCGCAGCATCGAAGCACGTCACGGCCGTCGATTCGCCGACGCCGCGGGGATCGAAGCCGATCACGTCGTAGTTCTCGATGAGGGCGGCTCCGACGGCGAAGTCGAGGCTGTCGCGGATGAGTTCGACTCCACTGGCGCCGGGACCGCCCGGGTTGGTCAGCAGCGAGCCCTGAGTCGTTCCCGTCGCCTGGTGGCGCACGACGGAGAGGGTGATCTCTCCCTCCCCCGGGTTCTCCCAGTCGAGCGGCGCGGTCACGTCGGTGCAGTCGAAGCCCGTGCCGCATTGGCTCCAGGTGAGCGTCTGCCCGTAGAACGGCAGCAGGTCGTCGGCGACGCCCTCCGTATCAGGAGCGTTGGTGGTCGACGGCTTCGGCTCGGCCTGCTCGGGGATCATCGAATACAGACACCCGGAGAGTGCGACCGATGCCGCGGCGAGGCCCGCGAGCACAGCGACGGCACGTCGGATGCGGGAAGTCGGTCGATTGTTCACGGTGTCCTCCCGCTCGTGACAGTCACGAGCAAGCTCTCCAGGGCGAGCAGCGGTGCGACATTGCGCTCCAGCGACTGGCGTGTGTCGGCAAGGTGGTCGAGTACGACAAGAGTACGGGTCTCGGGCCAGGCCGCCGCGAGAGCAGCCAGATCCTCACGAAGCTCACGGTTGATCAGCTCGTCGTCCCTGCCGAACTGCAGCATCACGACGTCACGGAACAGCGACTGGAGATCGGTGAGCACCCTGTCGATCCCGTCGCGCAGACTTCGGGTCGCGCGCTTCTTCTGATCGTCTTCCAGGGCTGAGATCTGCGCTCGCAGGGCGGGCGGGACAGCCTGCCCCTCGGCGATCCCGACGGTGCGGAGCAGGGAGGCGCGCTCGGCCGCATCGCGCTCGGCAGTGAGCGCCTTGGCGTCGTCCGTGGCCGCCTGGATGATGCGCCCGGCGACCTCGACGGCGTCGTTGACACCGCGAACTCCCAGCACCGACCTCAGGGTCTCGTCGCGGCGGCGACGGGCGGATTCGTCGGTGGCCAGACGCTGGGCCATGCCGATGTGACGCTGTGCGTGGCGGGCGGCCTGCTCGGCGATGGCTTCGTCGACCCCCGTGCGGAGGGTGATCAGACGTGCCACGTCTGCGACGTCGGGCTCACGCAGTCGCAGCGAGCGGACGCGGGAGCGGATCGTCGGCAGCAGGTCGGCTTCGCTCGGTGCGCAGAGGATCCAGACGGTCTGCTCGGGCGGCTCTTCGAGCGCCTTCAGGAGCACGTTGGAGGTTCGCTCGACCATGCGGTCGGCATCTTCGACCACGATCACGCGGTAGCGGCCCGCAGAGGGCGCGAAGTACGAGCGCTCGACGAGCGCACGGGCCTCCGCGATCGTGATGATGACCTTGTCGGTGCGCAGGGCCGTCACATCGGGATGCGTTCCCGCGAGGACCTGACGCATGGCCGCCTCGTCGTCCGGGTGATCCGCGACGAGCGCCGCGGCGAAGGCATGCGCGAGGGTGGATCGTCCCGACCCGGGAGGACCCGTGATCAGCCAGGCGTGCGAGAGCGCGGACGGATCGGATGCGGCATTGCGCAACGTGTCGACCGCGGCATCCTGCCCCCACACGTCGGCCCACGGGAAAGGGGCGGCGACAGTCTGGGGCATGCCCTCAGCCTAATCGGGAGCACCGACGTACGCGGCACCGCCGGGCGATGTACGCGGCACCGACCGGGTGAAGCCCTGGCCATGGCGTGGTCGGGCGCACCGCCGGGCGGATCAGCCGATGAGCGTCGAGACCCGATCGCGGATCTGCTCGGCGATGTTCTCCGGAGTCGCGGCGGCATCGAGAACCAGGAACCGCTCCGGTTCGGCCTGGGCCAGGGCGAGGTACGCGTCGCGGACGCGGGCATGGAACTCTGTCTTCTCGGCTTCGAGCCGGTCGAACGGCTTGTCGGCGGAGTCGAGTCGCACGCGCGCCGACTCGGGATCGAGGTCGAGCAGCACGGTGAGATCGGGAAGCGCTCCCTCGGCTGCCCAGAGCGACAGGTCGCGGATTTCGTCGCCGTCCAACACGCGTCCCGCGCCCTGATAGGCGACGGACGAGTCGAGGTAGCGGTCCTGCAGCACGACCTCGCCGCGGGCGAGCGCCGGTCGAACGACGGTCGCGACGTGGTGCGCGCGATCGGCCGCGTAGAGCAGAGCCTCTGCCCGCGGGGCGATGTCGCCGCGATGGTGGAGCACGATGTCGCGGATCAGCTGGCCGACCTCCGACCCACCCGGCTCACGGGTGCGCACGACCGTCCGCCCCGCATCCGTCAGCCACTGCCCGAGCAGGTTCGACTGCGTGGTCTTCCCCGATCCGTCTCCGCCTTCGAGCGTGATCCAGACTCCGGAGTCAGACGTCACGAACCGGCCTTCTTCGCGGCATTCGCGGCACGGGTGGCAGCGGCCTTCTTGGCGGCTGCGGACCGCGCGGCTGCCTTCTCCGCATCGGTCGCGGTCGCCTTCTTCGCGGGCGCCTTCTTCGCGGGCGCCTTCTTCGCGGGCGCCTTCTTGGCCGCGGGCTTCTTCGCCGCGGGCTTCTTCGCCGCGGGCTTCTTGGCCGCACCGCGTTTGGGCGCCGGCCCCTTGGCTCGCTTGTCTGCCAGCATCTGCACCGCGGTCTCGAACGTGATGTCCTCGACCTTCTGGCCCCGCGGAATCGTGACGTTGGTCTCGCCATCGGTGACGTAGGCGCCGAAGCGTCCGTCGCGGATGCGGATCGGCTTGCCGCTCACGGGATCTGCCTCGAACTCGGCGAGCGCGCTGGATGCTCGGCGGGATCCGGCACCGTACTTCGGCTGCGAATAGATCTCGAGGGCCTTCTCGAGGGTCACATCGAAGATCTGCGATTCGCTCTCGAGCGAGCGCGAGTCGGTGCCCTTCTTCAGGTAGGGCCCGAACCGGCCGTTCTGCGCGGTGATCTCCTCGCCGCTCTCCGGGTCGGCTCCCACGACGCGCGGCAGGCTGAGAAGCTGCAGCGCCGTGTCGAGATCGATCGTGTCGACCGACATCGAACGGAACAGCGAAGCGGTGCGCGGCTTCGGCGCGGCATCCTTCTTCGCCCCACGCTTGGGCTTGGGCGCCTCGACGACCTCGCCGGTGGCCT
This genomic interval carries:
- the tmk gene encoding dTMP kinase → MTSDSGVWITLEGGDGSGKTTQSNLLGQWLTDAGRTVVRTREPGGSEVGQLIRDIVLHHRGDIAPRAEALLYAADRAHHVATVVRPALARGEVVLQDRYLDSSVAYQGAGRVLDGDEIRDLSLWAAEGALPDLTVLLDLDPESARVRLDSADKPFDRLEAEKTEFHARVRDAYLALAQAEPERFLVLDAAATPENIAEQIRDRVSTLIG
- a CDS encoding DNA polymerase III subunit delta', translated to MPQTVAAPFPWADVWGQDAAVDTLRNAASDPSALSHAWLITGPPGSGRSTLAHAFAAALVADHPDDEAAMRQVLAGTHPDVTALRTDKVIITIAEARALVERSYFAPSAGRYRVIVVEDADRMVERTSNVLLKALEEPPEQTVWILCAPSEADLLPTIRSRVRSLRLREPDVADVARLITLRTGVDEAIAEQAARHAQRHIGMAQRLATDESARRRRDETLRSVLGVRGVNDAVEVAGRIIQAATDDAKALTAERDAAERASLLRTVGIAEGQAVPPALRAQISALEDDQKKRATRSLRDGIDRVLTDLQSLFRDVVMLQFGRDDELINRELREDLAALAAAWPETRTLVVLDHLADTRQSLERNVAPLLALESLLVTVTSGRTP